A stretch of Ectothiorhodospiraceae bacterium BW-2 DNA encodes these proteins:
- a CDS encoding glycosyltransferase family 2 protein — translation MAQTLAEQLTIVIPAKNEAAALTTLLPSLRQHYPDCTIIVVNDGSTDQTEALCRANAIEVVSHPYSKGNGAAIKSGLRAATSDYILCMDADNQHRVEDIAALIAKRAQGYEMVVGARVDKKSQASTARLVANGFYNRFASWVSGHTIVDLTSGFRLMERRKALEFIHLLPNGFSYPTTITMAFFRAGYSVGYVPITTNPRIGKSHIRLWRDGARFLLIIFKIGTLFSPMKLFLPVSLALFLTASGYYLHTYLTISRFTNMSALLYMTSVIIFMLGLVSEQITALLYKDNSQRQQS, via the coding sequence ATGGCGCAGACGCTAGCCGAGCAGTTAACGATTGTGATTCCGGCGAAAAATGAGGCGGCGGCACTAACGACGCTGCTGCCTAGCCTTAGGCAACACTATCCCGACTGCACTATCATTGTGGTTAACGATGGCTCTACCGATCAGACCGAGGCTCTCTGTCGCGCCAATGCTATTGAGGTGGTGAGCCACCCCTATAGCAAAGGCAACGGGGCGGCGATAAAGAGTGGCCTTCGGGCGGCGACTAGTGACTATATCCTCTGTATGGATGCCGATAATCAGCACCGTGTCGAAGATATTGCCGCCCTCATCGCGAAGAGGGCGCAGGGGTATGAGATGGTGGTTGGGGCTAGAGTCGATAAAAAGTCGCAGGCTAGCACCGCAAGGCTGGTCGCTAACGGCTTCTATAACCGCTTTGCTAGCTGGGTGAGTGGCCATACCATTGTCGATTTAACTTCAGGTTTTCGTTTAATGGAGCGGCGCAAGGCGCTGGAGTTTATCCATCTGTTACCGAACGGCTTCTCCTACCCGACCACGATAACCATGGCCTTCTTTCGTGCCGGTTACAGCGTCGGTTATGTGCCGATTACCACCAATCCCCGTATCGGCAAGAGCCATATTCGTCTCTGGCGCGATGGCGCTAGATTTCTGCTCATTATCTTTAAAATCGGTACCCTTTTCTCGCCGATGAAGCTGTTTCTGCCGGTCAGTCTGGCACTGTTTCTGACCGCTAGCGGCTACTACCTCCATACCTATCTAACCATAAGTCGCTTTACCAATATGAGTGCGCTACTCTATATGACCTCAGTCATTATCTTTATGTTAGGTCTGGTCTCAGAGCAGATTACAGCGCTGCTCTATAAAGATAATAGCCAGCGCCAACAGTCGTAA
- a CDS encoding YjbQ family protein, producing the protein MQQTMMFDTQESEVLIDITAEVKALVERSEVEHGIVSVYAQGSTAAIMVQESWEQSVQHDVITLLRQLVPQGVWQHDTQEANGAAHLKAGLVGSSETIPIMSGALDLLSWQKIYLCEFDGPRSQRRVVCTVIGD; encoded by the coding sequence ATGCAACAGACCATGATGTTTGATACCCAAGAGAGCGAGGTATTAATCGATATTACCGCTGAAGTTAAGGCGTTAGTCGAGCGAAGCGAAGTCGAGCACGGCATCGTTTCGGTCTATGCCCAAGGCTCAACCGCAGCGATTATGGTGCAAGAGAGCTGGGAGCAGAGCGTGCAGCACGATGTCATTACGCTACTGCGGCAGTTAGTGCCGCAAGGGGTGTGGCAGCACGATACCCAAGAGGCAAATGGCGCGGCCCACCTAAAAGCGGGTCTAGTCGGCTCCTCTGAGACGATTCCGATTATGAGTGGGGCGCTAGATCTGCTAAGTTGGCAGAAAATTTACCTCTGTGAGTTTGATGGCCCGCGCAGTCAGCGGCGGGTGGTCTGTACGGTGATTGGTGATTAG
- a CDS encoding response regulator, which produces MVQPWLRGGLEFRLVVVAVATMLLFALGMANFTYLRAYNEQQQQAEQLQHHLVRTVKAQAEVALFARNEIIANDVVEGLMANPMILAVRLVDSEGILSEKSRQSQPDFSDSYRYQLTAPFNRDESVGELRVVINRIEIDAQAFRAGLNQSLILLLQLVVATTILALTIRYMLLKPILALAQQIVALQPGSAGRLFCPKEHQHDELGVLIESINAILTTTETTMAQERAQRQQLVEAREAAEQAARTKSEFLANMSHEIRTPINAITGMAYLALQGELSPKQRNYVTKIDNSANHLLRIINDILDFSKIEAGELHFEQIPFSLDDVLRQLVDLTIQRVQEKRLELLFDLELDLPAQFKGDPYRLGQVLLNFVGNAIKFTEQGEILLRIRRQPDGGTLAEQQSQLRFEIIDTGVGMTPEQLSRLFQAFSQADSSITRKYGGTGLGLTINRRLIEMMGGSVGVESQLGQGSNFYFDISFEAMAPPNPLLEPELALEGMPILVVDDNAMAREILADLLQKMRFQPVVVDSGAAALQQLTLAEAEGRAFELALIDWQMPQLDGLALVALLEQFADSRPPAVVMVTAHDRDALLEQADAEQLAGVVTKPICPSLLLNAILTALGHERVVRSQRRQQSNPLSDRKRLQGAYLLVVEDNPTNQELIIDLLKMANIGCDLAHHGAEALQKLQQQRYDGVLMDCQMPVMDGFEATRQIRANPELADLPVLALTAGVMSEERQRCVDSGMSDYIAKPIDVEQLFSVMARWIKPIVSADIGLEAVSETESTLLLPAVEGLELQQALKRLAGSTALLQKHITNFPLRYGASAKEITQALQQQDSERARRLAHTLKGVSATIGANALSQQVAEIEAAIAAGKLKHDAAELPQLQQALTTLCGAIESQYGVRQEEVHEPAVTSTLSAKEMETVVAALEQLQQALLIGDARAVKEQQPLLEQLARLGEAELAKELREMIATYEFEQAQQRLQPLLQRLQPN; this is translated from the coding sequence ATGGTGCAGCCGTGGCTAAGAGGAGGACTGGAGTTTCGGTTGGTGGTTGTTGCCGTCGCTACTATGCTGCTATTTGCGCTAGGGATGGCCAACTTCACCTACCTTCGCGCCTATAATGAGCAGCAGCAGCAGGCGGAGCAGCTACAGCACCACCTAGTTCGCACCGTTAAGGCACAAGCCGAAGTGGCGCTCTTTGCTCGTAACGAGATAATAGCGAACGATGTGGTCGAGGGGTTAATGGCCAATCCGATGATTTTGGCGGTGCGTCTAGTCGATAGTGAGGGCATTTTGAGTGAGAAGAGTCGTCAGTCGCAGCCCGATTTCAGCGACAGTTACCGCTACCAACTCACCGCCCCGTTTAACCGTGATGAGTCGGTAGGGGAGCTACGGGTGGTGATCAACCGTATTGAGATTGATGCCCAAGCGTTTCGTGCCGGTCTCAATCAGAGCTTGATCCTGCTGCTGCAGCTAGTGGTGGCGACGACTATTTTGGCGCTGACGATCCGCTATATGCTACTCAAACCGATTTTGGCGCTAGCGCAGCAGATTGTGGCGCTTCAGCCCGGCAGCGCTGGACGACTCTTCTGTCCTAAAGAGCACCAACACGATGAGCTTGGGGTACTGATTGAGAGTATCAATGCGATTTTGACAACCACCGAGACGACCATGGCGCAGGAGCGGGCACAACGCCAGCAGCTAGTGGAAGCGAGGGAGGCGGCAGAGCAGGCGGCTCGCACTAAATCGGAGTTTTTGGCCAATATGAGCCACGAAATTCGCACACCGATTAACGCGATTACCGGTATGGCCTATCTAGCACTACAGGGGGAGCTATCGCCGAAACAGCGGAACTATGTCACCAAAATCGACAACTCGGCCAACCATCTGCTGCGAATTATTAACGATATTCTCGACTTTTCTAAAATTGAAGCGGGTGAACTCCACTTTGAACAGATTCCGTTCTCCCTTGACGATGTGCTGCGACAGCTAGTCGATCTGACCATTCAGCGGGTACAGGAGAAGCGATTAGAGCTGCTGTTCGATCTTGAGCTCGATCTACCGGCGCAGTTTAAAGGAGATCCCTACCGCTTAGGGCAGGTGCTGCTCAACTTTGTCGGTAATGCGATTAAATTTACCGAACAGGGGGAGATTCTGCTGCGAATACGGCGACAGCCCGATGGCGGTACGCTAGCCGAGCAACAGAGTCAGCTTAGGTTTGAGATTATCGATACCGGTGTCGGGATGACTCCTGAACAGCTATCGCGGCTGTTTCAGGCCTTTAGCCAAGCCGATAGCTCAATTACCCGCAAATATGGCGGTACCGGCCTTGGCTTAACTATTAACCGCCGTCTGATTGAGATGATGGGCGGGAGTGTCGGGGTGGAGAGTCAGCTAGGGCAGGGGAGCAACTTCTACTTCGATATCTCTTTTGAGGCGATGGCTCCACCGAACCCCCTTCTCGAACCCGAGCTGGCGCTAGAGGGGATGCCGATTTTGGTGGTCGATGATAACGCTATGGCGCGAGAGATTCTGGCCGACCTATTGCAAAAGATGCGCTTTCAACCGGTTGTGGTCGATAGTGGCGCAGCCGCGCTGCAGCAGCTAACGCTAGCAGAGGCAGAGGGGAGAGCGTTTGAGCTGGCGCTCATCGATTGGCAGATGCCGCAGCTCGATGGGCTAGCGCTAGTTGCACTGCTAGAACAGTTTGCCGACAGCCGTCCCCCCGCAGTGGTGATGGTGACGGCTCATGATCGGGATGCGCTGCTAGAGCAGGCCGATGCGGAACAGTTAGCAGGTGTCGTGACCAAACCGATCTGCCCCTCGCTGCTATTAAATGCAATCTTAACCGCTTTAGGCCATGAGCGAGTGGTGCGAAGCCAGCGCCGTCAGCAGAGCAACCCTTTAAGTGATCGCAAACGGCTACAGGGGGCCTATCTGTTAGTGGTAGAGGATAACCCCACCAATCAAGAGCTAATTATCGATCTTCTTAAAATGGCCAATATTGGTTGCGATTTGGCGCATCATGGTGCCGAAGCGCTGCAAAAATTGCAGCAGCAGCGCTACGATGGGGTGTTAATGGATTGCCAGATGCCGGTGATGGACGGTTTTGAAGCCACACGGCAGATTCGCGCTAATCCCGAACTGGCCGATCTACCGGTATTAGCCCTCACCGCTGGGGTGATGAGTGAGGAGCGGCAGCGCTGTGTCGATAGCGGTATGAGCGACTATATTGCCAAACCGATTGATGTCGAACAGCTCTTCTCGGTGATGGCGCGATGGATTAAACCGATAGTCTCCGCCGATATTGGCTTAGAGGCTGTGAGCGAGACAGAGAGCACTCTTTTGCTACCGGCGGTTGAGGGGCTAGAGCTGCAACAGGCGCTAAAGCGCCTAGCCGGCTCAACGGCGCTACTACAAAAGCACATCACCAACTTTCCGCTTCGCTACGGCGCGAGTGCAAAGGAGATAACGCAGGCGCTACAGCAGCAGGATAGTGAGCGGGCTAGGCGATTAGCGCACACGCTAAAGGGGGTGAGTGCAACGATAGGGGCAAATGCACTGTCGCAACAGGTAGCAGAGATCGAAGCGGCGATTGCCGCTGGCAAATTAAAGCACGATGCCGCCGAGTTACCGCAATTACAGCAGGCGCTAACGACTCTCTGTGGTGCGATAGAGAGCCAGTATGGAGTTCGACAGGAGGAGGTGCACGAGCCGGCGGTAACATCGACACTCTCAGCTAAGGAGATGGAGACAGTGGTAGCGGCGCTAGAGCAGCTACAGCAGGCGCTATTGATAGGCGATGCCCGAGCTGTGAAAGAGCAGCAGCCGCTGTTGGAGCAGTTAGCGCGGCTCGGTGAGGCGGAACTAGCCAAAGAGCTACGAGAGATGATCGCCACTTATGAGTTTGAACAGGCGCAGCAGCGACTGCAGCCACTATTGCAGCGGTTACAGCCGAATTAG
- a CDS encoding response regulator, with protein sequence MSTEPLQATILIVDDTPENIDILVELLAPNYRTRVALNGERALQLAQREPYPDLILLDVMMPGMSGYEVCEQLKQLPRLAAVPVIFITAMSETEDEQHGLDLGAVDYITKPIRPAIVKSRIATHLQLYQHQKVLEETVCRRTAALRRTRLQVIRRLGRAAEFRDNETGNHVVRMSHYSRLIASAYGLDERQIERLFQVAPMHDVGKIGVSDHILLKPSKLSPEEWREMQRHCDIGAEIIGNHQDELLSAARLVALTHHEKWNGSGYPQGLRGEEIPLFGRIVALADVFDALTSARPYKAAWPVERAVELINAEAGEHFDPALIAPFHQVLPQILQVKERYAEGREHLSDTDLTADGRTAI encoded by the coding sequence TTGTCAACTGAGCCGCTACAGGCAACCATCCTGATTGTGGATGATACGCCGGAGAATATCGATATTTTGGTTGAGCTGCTAGCGCCGAACTATCGCACTCGGGTGGCGCTCAATGGCGAGCGAGCACTGCAACTGGCCCAGAGGGAGCCCTATCCCGATCTCATTTTGCTCGATGTGATGATGCCGGGTATGAGCGGCTATGAGGTGTGCGAGCAGCTAAAGCAGCTACCGCGTCTAGCCGCTGTGCCGGTGATCTTTATTACGGCAATGAGTGAGACGGAGGATGAGCAGCACGGACTCGATCTTGGTGCGGTGGACTATATTACCAAGCCGATTCGTCCTGCCATCGTCAAATCACGCATCGCGACCCATCTACAGCTCTATCAGCACCAAAAGGTGCTGGAGGAGACGGTATGCCGACGGACAGCCGCACTTAGGCGGACACGGCTACAGGTGATTCGTCGTCTTGGGCGGGCGGCCGAGTTTCGTGATAACGAGACCGGTAACCATGTGGTGCGCATGAGCCACTACTCCCGCCTGATTGCTAGCGCTTATGGCCTCGATGAGAGGCAGATCGAACGGCTATTTCAGGTCGCGCCAATGCACGATGTCGGTAAAATTGGCGTCTCTGACCACATTCTGCTCAAACCGAGCAAGTTGAGCCCTGAGGAGTGGCGTGAGATGCAGCGCCACTGTGACATAGGGGCAGAGATTATCGGTAACCATCAAGATGAGCTGTTAAGTGCGGCGCGACTGGTAGCGTTAACCCACCACGAAAAGTGGAATGGCAGCGGCTATCCGCAGGGGTTAAGGGGGGAGGAGATCCCCCTCTTTGGCCGCATTGTTGCCCTAGCCGATGTGTTCGATGCGCTAACCTCAGCGCGGCCCTATAAAGCGGCGTGGCCGGTCGAGCGGGCGGTTGAGTTGATTAACGCGGAGGCAGGAGAGCACTTTGATCCGGCGCTTATCGCCCCCTTCCACCAAGTGTTACCACAGATATTACAGGTAAAAGAGCGCTACGCGGAGGGGCGGGAGCACTTGAGTGATACCGATTTAACCGCTGATGGTCGGACAGCGATATAG
- a CDS encoding ATP-dependent protease, translating to MALATLYSRAGLTVDAILVTIEVHLANGLPGLSIVGLPETTVKESRERVKAAIQNCHLKFPERRITINLAPADLPKEGGRFDLPIALGILAAANLIPTASLNGYEFAGELSLSGELRPVKGVLPLVMAAKAAGRKVVVPQDNGTEAALVSGIEGGLATHLAQVVRVLRGEEPWLSFPARGAIARAGSSPVANDEVDMADVLGQHHARRALEIAAAGSHNLLLYGPPGTGKTMLASRLATIMPPMSEAEALQSAAVSSISQSGFQLTQWRRRPFRSPHHTASSVALVGGGNPPRPGEVSLAHNGVLFLDELPEFDRKVLEVLREPLEAGVITIARASHQADFPARLQLVAAMNPCPCGYLGHPSGKCHCTAIQIDRYRSRISGPLLDRIDMQIEVPPVKYEALEAEQPEPMESSETIRQRVVACREWQLARQGRCNSQLMVRELKQVAALDEGCRTLLQRVSERFGLSARAHHRIQKVARTIADLQQVETITTTHLAEAISYRHFDRPVTT from the coding sequence ATGGCGCTAGCGACACTCTACAGCCGTGCCGGATTGACGGTCGATGCGATCTTGGTGACGATAGAGGTTCATCTCGCTAACGGTCTGCCGGGGCTATCGATTGTCGGTCTGCCGGAGACGACGGTTAAAGAGAGCCGAGAGCGGGTTAAGGCGGCGATCCAAAACTGTCATCTTAAATTTCCCGAACGGCGAATTACCATCAATTTGGCCCCGGCCGATCTGCCGAAAGAGGGGGGACGATTTGATCTACCCATTGCGTTGGGGATTTTAGCGGCGGCTAATCTGATACCGACAGCCTCGCTAAATGGCTATGAGTTTGCCGGCGAGTTATCGTTAAGTGGTGAGTTACGGCCGGTGAAGGGGGTTTTACCGCTGGTGATGGCGGCCAAAGCGGCTGGGCGCAAGGTGGTGGTGCCGCAGGATAACGGCACCGAAGCGGCGCTAGTGAGCGGGATTGAGGGGGGGCTAGCCACCCATTTAGCGCAGGTGGTTAGGGTGTTGCGGGGGGAGGAGCCGTGGCTGTCGTTTCCGGCTAGGGGCGCTATCGCCCGTGCTGGCTCGTCACCGGTTGCGAATGATGAGGTCGATATGGCCGATGTATTAGGGCAGCACCACGCTAGGCGGGCGCTGGAGATTGCGGCCGCTGGAAGCCACAATCTACTGCTCTATGGCCCCCCCGGCACCGGTAAAACGATGTTAGCTAGCCGGTTAGCGACCATTATGCCGCCGATGAGTGAGGCCGAGGCGCTGCAAAGTGCCGCCGTTAGCTCTATCAGTCAAAGTGGCTTTCAGTTAACCCAGTGGCGGCGGCGACCGTTTCGCTCCCCCCACCATACCGCCTCCAGCGTCGCGCTGGTCGGTGGCGGCAATCCTCCCCGTCCGGGCGAGGTCTCGCTAGCCCACAATGGGGTGCTATTTCTGGATGAGTTACCAGAGTTTGATCGAAAGGTGCTAGAGGTGCTACGCGAGCCGCTAGAGGCGGGGGTGATTACCATCGCTAGAGCGAGCCATCAGGCCGATTTTCCGGCCCGATTGCAGTTAGTGGCGGCGATGAACCCCTGCCCCTGTGGCTATTTGGGCCATCCGAGTGGTAAGTGTCACTGCACCGCGATACAGATTGATCGCTACCGCAGCCGTATTTCAGGGCCACTGCTCGATAGAATCGATATGCAGATTGAGGTGCCACCGGTGAAGTATGAGGCACTAGAGGCGGAGCAGCCAGAGCCGATGGAGTCGAGCGAGACGATTCGGCAGCGGGTGGTGGCGTGTCGAGAGTGGCAGCTAGCGCGACAGGGGAGGTGTAATAGCCAGTTGATGGTGCGGGAGTTAAAACAGGTGGCAGCTCTTGATGAGGGGTGTCGTACCCTGCTGCAGCGGGTGAGTGAGCGCTTCGGCCTCTCGGCTCGGGCGCACCACCGCATTCAGAAGGTGGCCCGCACGATTGCCGATCTGCAGCAGGTGGAGACGATTACCACCACCCACCTAGCCGAAGCGATCTCCTATCGCCATTTTGATCGACCGGTTACCACTTAA
- a CDS encoding accessory factor UbiK family protein: MEQRVEALTSQLLKLLPADVALLKRDLKQQIEGVLQQAFIEMELVTREEFEIQQKVLARSRQKLEQLERRLAELEQGR, from the coding sequence GTGGAACAGAGAGTCGAAGCGTTAACTTCGCAGCTACTAAAGCTGCTACCGGCCGATGTGGCGCTACTTAAACGCGATCTGAAACAGCAGATTGAGGGGGTACTACAGCAGGCCTTTATCGAGATGGAGCTAGTCACCCGAGAGGAGTTTGAGATTCAGCAGAAGGTGTTAGCCCGCAGCCGACAGAAGCTAGAGCAGTTAGAGCGGCGGCTAGCGGAGCTGGAACAGGGGCGCTAA
- the ruvC gene encoding crossover junction endodeoxyribonuclease RuvC: MALLILGIDPGSRTTGFGLLRYHNRQLGYIDSGCIRTGGGELPARLKVIFTEVQRLIQLYRPTVVAVEQVFMYRNPDSALKLGQARGSAICAAVVNEVAVVEYSPNAIKQSVVGHGHAEKAQVQQMVTQLLQLNGSPQSDAADALAVAICHAHTQQVATKMAALHGVAGRRQRRWR, from the coding sequence ATAGCCCTATTGATTTTGGGCATAGACCCCGGTTCGCGTACCACAGGCTTCGGCCTGCTGCGCTACCATAACCGGCAACTAGGCTATATCGATAGCGGCTGTATTCGTACCGGTGGAGGGGAGCTGCCGGCGCGGCTTAAGGTGATCTTTACCGAAGTGCAGCGGCTGATTCAGCTCTACCGTCCGACCGTGGTGGCAGTTGAGCAGGTGTTTATGTACCGTAACCCCGACTCGGCGCTCAAACTAGGGCAGGCGCGGGGTAGCGCTATCTGTGCGGCGGTAGTGAACGAAGTCGCGGTGGTGGAGTATAGTCCTAACGCTATCAAACAGTCGGTTGTAGGGCATGGACACGCTGAGAAGGCCCAAGTCCAACAGATGGTCACGCAGCTACTGCAGCTTAACGGCTCTCCCCAAAGCGATGCGGCCGATGCGTTGGCGGTGGCGATCTGTCATGCCCACACGCAGCAGGTGGCGACTAAAATGGCTGCCCTGCATGGTGTGGCGGGGCGGCGGCAGCGGCGCTGGCGTTAA
- a CDS encoding Hpt domain-containing protein — MSETPIFDQEILKQQVLGNEELMKMIIGTFLDDGVNQMRAVDEAIAAADGEQIHRACHRLKGSTSSVGAMVMTPLVLEMERLAKQDDLEQVKALQPQLQQAFDDLVVAMRAVV; from the coding sequence ATGAGTGAGACCCCAATATTTGATCAAGAGATACTTAAACAGCAGGTGCTTGGTAATGAAGAGTTAATGAAGATGATTATCGGCACCTTTCTTGATGATGGCGTGAATCAGATGAGAGCTGTCGATGAGGCCATTGCCGCCGCCGATGGGGAACAGATCCATCGTGCCTGTCACCGTCTGAAAGGGAGCACTAGCAGCGTTGGTGCCATGGTGATGACCCCGCTGGTGTTGGAGATGGAGCGGCTAGCCAAACAGGACGACCTTGAGCAGGTTAAGGCGCTCCAGCCTCAACTGCAGCAGGCGTTTGATGATCTGGTTGTCGCGATGAGGGCGGTCGTATAG
- the folB gene encoding dihydroneopterin aldolase, which translates to MDKIFIRQLQAEAVIGVHEWERQGPQPLLFDIEMGFETLSAAQSDSLAATLDYATVAAQVRQLAAESRCQLVETLAEIVATTLLETLPLQWLKVTLTKPSAVPFAAGVGVEIERSR; encoded by the coding sequence ATGGACAAAATTTTTATCCGTCAGCTACAGGCTGAGGCAGTGATTGGGGTACACGAGTGGGAGCGGCAGGGGCCACAGCCGCTACTATTCGATATCGAAATGGGGTTTGAGACCCTGAGCGCGGCACAGAGCGACAGTTTAGCCGCAACGCTCGACTACGCTACAGTGGCGGCGCAGGTGCGCCAATTGGCCGCTGAGAGTCGCTGCCAACTGGTTGAAACTTTAGCCGAAATCGTCGCCACAACACTGTTAGAAACATTGCCACTACAGTGGTTAAAAGTGACCCTCACCAAACCTAGCGCCGTCCCTTTTGCCGCAGGGGTAGGGGTGGAGATAGAGCGCAGCCGTTGA
- a CDS encoding lipid A biosynthesis acyltransferase: MRLLLQLLRLLSYLPWRWQLGVGGLLGDLMWIVLPRRRHIVAVNLQLALPELTPTERAALLRESFRNAGRALIESAISWWWPDERLQPLLHWHGLTHLQQAQQSGRPIILLTGHFTSYEIGSRALSSRLPFHFLYKEQRNNPYLEQMTLRYRHRHYLGAIKHHDMRTMVKVLKRGEHCWYAPDQDFGHRHSVFADFMGVPTATVTALSRLARLSGAVVLPYVPLRSATGYDIYIDAPLDNFPTADEVVNAAQINHFLSRYVSRQPAHYLWLHRRFRSRPNGADSPYES, translated from the coding sequence ATGAGATTACTGCTACAACTGTTGCGCCTGTTGAGCTATCTGCCTTGGCGCTGGCAGCTTGGCGTTGGCGGTCTGCTGGGCGATCTTATGTGGATAGTGCTCCCGCGTCGGCGCCATATTGTGGCAGTCAATTTGCAACTGGCACTGCCAGAGCTCACCCCGACTGAACGAGCGGCGCTACTACGGGAGAGTTTTCGTAATGCAGGCAGAGCCCTCATTGAGAGCGCGATTAGCTGGTGGTGGCCCGATGAGCGCCTACAACCGCTGCTACACTGGCACGGTCTGACCCACCTACAGCAGGCGCAGCAGAGCGGCAGGCCCATTATTCTGCTGACAGGCCACTTTACTAGCTACGAGATAGGCTCCCGCGCACTCTCCTCCCGCCTACCGTTCCACTTTCTCTATAAAGAGCAGCGCAACAATCCCTACTTAGAGCAGATGACGCTGCGCTATCGGCATCGCCACTACTTAGGCGCGATTAAACACCACGACATGCGCACCATGGTAAAGGTGCTCAAACGGGGCGAGCACTGCTGGTATGCGCCGGATCAAGATTTTGGCCATCGTCACAGCGTCTTTGCCGACTTTATGGGGGTGCCGACAGCGACCGTTACCGCACTCTCGCGCCTAGCCCGACTCAGTGGCGCGGTGGTGCTCCCCTATGTACCGCTTCGTAGTGCGACCGGGTACGATATCTACATTGATGCACCACTGGACAATTTTCCTACCGCAGATGAGGTGGTCAATGCCGCACAGATTAACCACTTTTTGAGCCGTTATGTGAGCCGACAGCCGGCGCACTATCTGTGGTTACATCGCCGTTTCCGCAGCCGACCGAATGGAGCTGACTCCCCCTATGAGTCGTGA
- a CDS encoding DNA cytosine methyltransferase: MAGAQKGADDERNMWGEFSRAVNAIKPRVFIAENVPGILNPKFNDFIKEYILNELADYSITTFKMHAADYGVPQIRERVFFVGFRSKSRLKKNEVGERA, translated from the coding sequence ATAGCAGGAGCACAAAAAGGTGCCGATGATGAAAGAAACATGTGGGGAGAGTTTAGCAGAGCAGTTAATGCGATAAAGCCTCGTGTGTTTATAGCAGAAAATGTGCCAGGAATACTTAATCCAAAGTTTAATGATTTTATAAAAGAATATATATTGAATGAGCTGGCAGATTATTCAATAACGACATTCAAGATGCATGCTGCCGATTATGGGGTACCACAGATTAGAGAAAGAGTGTTCTTTGTTGGCTTTAGAAGCAAATCACGGTTGAAAAAGAATGAAGTCGGGGAAAGAGCATGA
- a CDS encoding type II toxin-antitoxin system HicA family toxin: MEGDGWFLARVKGSHHQFKHPSKLGLVTVKHPDSDIPAGTLNSIRKQAGWK, encoded by the coding sequence GTGGAAGGAGACGGCTGGTTTCTGGCGCGGGTAAAAGGCTCGCATCACCAGTTCAAGCACCCGAGCAAGCTAGGCTTGGTGACGGTGAAGCATCCTGACAGCGACATTCCTGCCGGTACGCTGAACAGCATTCGGAAACAGGCAGGTTGGAAATAG
- a CDS encoding Uma2 family endonuclease: MLKPKSHQKLSVADYLEDEKLTETRHELIDGEVYAMSGTSANHARITGNFAAELRQQLKRTPCEPFTESLKLRVGDNFYYPDVMVSCDESDKDDPYYRQRPILLVEVLSKSTQQYDRTHKAEIYRTIPSLQEYVLIEQDRVDVEVQRRSEGWVSRHYYLGDEVPLESVGTAIPVTEIYDRVENGDVAEWLAKQAAQAPSESV, translated from the coding sequence ATGTTAAAACCCAAATCACACCAAAAACTGAGCGTTGCCGACTACTTAGAAGACGAAAAACTGACAGAAACCCGCCACGAGCTGATTGATGGCGAGGTCTATGCGATGAGTGGTACCAGTGCTAACCATGCGCGAATTACCGGTAATTTTGCAGCAGAACTGCGCCAGCAGTTAAAAAGAACCCCCTGCGAACCGTTTACCGAGTCATTGAAACTTCGAGTCGGGGATAACTTCTACTACCCCGATGTGATGGTCAGTTGCGATGAGAGTGACAAAGATGACCCTTACTATCGCCAGCGCCCGATACTCCTTGTTGAAGTGCTGTCGAAATCAACGCAGCAGTATGATCGCACCCACAAAGCCGAGATCTACCGCACTATTCCCTCGCTACAGGAGTATGTGTTAATCGAACAGGATCGGGTTGATGTTGAGGTGCAGCGCCGCTCCGAGGGTTGGGTGTCGCGCCACTACTATTTGGGAGACGAGGTGCCGCTGGAGTCGGTCGGGACGGCGATTCCGGTCACGGAGATTTATGACCGCGTTGAGAATGGGGATGTTGCCGAGTGGCTGGCAAAACAGGCAGCGCAGGCGCCGAGTGAATCCGTGTAG